In Musa acuminata AAA Group cultivar baxijiao chromosome BXJ3-11, Cavendish_Baxijiao_AAA, whole genome shotgun sequence, one DNA window encodes the following:
- the LOC103971498 gene encoding phytolongin Phyl1.1, with protein sequence MSPPIHNTVYCCVAQGNRAMCSYNSGGPELEILAAECLENAPAFHAWYFHTTGVRTVGLLMADGYTYLAILDLGVCNLAVLQFLENIRDAFLKAPEDGLQDELVRVIEDLIASPENIHQSWLLAEENCEGNVSDEASTSTKETLQRNDEHYGSVVGDNKNVKVDVTTEPTPLRRSLSSSRPQLVGRELWWRQMYMLSKYAISLERGYDDALRAKVLVYVLYIWIM encoded by the exons ATGAGTCCGCCGATCCATAACACGGTCTACTGCTGCGTCGCCCAAGGGAACAGAGCAATGTGTTCTTACAACAGCGGAGGCCCGGAGCTGGAGATCTTGGCCGCCGAATGCCTCGAGAACGCCCCGGCTTTCCACGCTTGGTACTTCCACACGACCGGCGTGAGGACCGTTGGGCTCTTGATGGCGGATGGCTATACTTATCTCGCCATCCTCGACCTTGGCGTCTGCAACTTGGCAGTGCTCCAGTTCCTGGAGAACATAAGGGATGCCTTCCTGAAGGCCCCCGAGGATGGCCTCCAAGACGAACTGGTTAGAGTCATCGAGGATTTGATCGCATCACCGGAGAACATCCACCAATCCTGGCTTTTGGCTGAGGAGAATTGTGAGGGGAATGTCTCTGATGAAGCCTCGACTTCCACGAAGGAAACACTGCAAAGGAATGACGAGCATTATGGTAGTGTTGTCGGAGATAATAAGAATGTAAAGGTGGACGTGACGACGGAGCCAACGCCCCTGCGGAGGAGCTTAAGCTCGAGCAGGCCACAATTGGTAGGACGTGAATTATGGTGGCGTCAG ATGTATATGCTCAGCAAGTATGCAATTTCTTTAGAGAGAGGATATGATGATGCACTTAGGGCCAAAGTTCTTGTATATGTTCTTTACATATGGATCATGTAG